AGACATTTCGGAACGACGCTGGATTGCGAGTTTTATAACTACGAATAGCGTCGTGAGAATAGGCAGCCCTGCGAGGCGTTCCCTAATACGAGCAGGGCTGACCGTGTCGAGATAAACATGAACCTGAAGTTTTTTGTTTCCCGATAAGGGCATTTACAAATCTTCGTTTGTGGATATAATAGCCCAATATGTTAAAACAACGCGCTAAAGCAGTAATGCTAGTAATAGTTGCTACAGTCATCGGTTATTTCGTTTATACATCTAATACCCCTACCAGTTCACATCCTTTTCGTTTAGGTTTGGATCTTTCTGGAGGAAGTCACCTAGTCTTCAGTGCAGATGTTTCAAAGTTGGATCCGGCGGATATAAAGAGTTCAATGTCAGCTTTACGTGATGATGTTGAAAAAAGAGTTAATACTTTTGGGGTTAGTGAACCTTTGGTTCAGACAGAAGAAGGTGCATCTCTCAGTTCAAAAGAAAGTGCTTACAAGCTCATTGTTGAATTACCAGGTGTAACCGATCCTGATAAAGCGGCTGCTGCTATCGGTGCCACACCAAGGTTGGAATTCCGTGTAGCTACTGCTGGGGACATCAAAGATTTTCAGGCCAAAGTTTCTTCATTTACTTCTACAACTACACAGGAAGATGCTTATGTAGCAATATTCAAGCCAACTGGCTTGAATGGCACAATGGTTGGACGTGCTTCTCTAGCTTTTGACCAGACTACAAATGCCCCTCAAGTTGGTCTTACTTTCAATTCAGACGGACGTAAACTTTTTAGTGAAATTACAAAGAGTCATGTCGGTGATTATGTTGGTATTTTCTTGGATGATCGTCTGATTCAAGCGCCAGTTGTTCGTGAAGAGATTCCAAATGGTCAAGCTGTTATCAGTGGAGGTTTTGATCTTCTTGAAGCACAGACTCTTATTCGTAATTTGAATTTCGGAGCTTTGCCAGTACCTATAACTCTCATCTCAACACAGACTATCGGTCCATCACTTGGACAAGCTGCAGTTAACGGAGGTGTTAAGGCTGGTTTTATTTCATTCTTGATTATTGCTCTATTTCTCATCATTTGGTATCGCTTGCCAGGTCTTGTAGCTGTTGTTGCTCTAGGTGTTTATACCGCGCTTATGTTGATGTTGTTTAAACTTATTCCTGTAACTCTCACGGCTGCTGGTATTGCTGGATTTATCATAACTATCGGTATGGCCGTAGATGCCAATATTCTTATTTTTGAAAGAATGAAAGAAGAGTTGGCTCGTGGTCGTGGTATTTGGGATGCTATGCATGAAGGTTTTGCCCGTGCTTGGCTCTCTATTCGAGATTCAAACATTTCTAGTATTATTACCGGTTTAATTCTATTCAAATTCGGTAGTACTTCAGTCATTACAGGATTTGCATTGGTATTCGTCGTTGGAGTTTGTGTTAGTATGTTCACCGCTATTACAGCTTCCAGAATATTCCTCTATGCCGTAGCACCATCAAAGACTACGAGATTGTCAGCCTTTCTTATTAGTAATGGTTTCAAAAAATAATATGTGGGTAATAAATAACAGAAAAATATTTTACGGAATTTCTTTGGTACTCATTGTTATCTCGTTTGTTTCGCTTGCTCTTTGGGGTTTGAAACCAGGTATTGATTTTACTGGAGGTACTTTGATTGAAATTGATTATCCAGCTGGCCGTCCAGATCAAGCTCTGGTTACAAGCGCTATTTCTTCAATAGATGAAGCAGTCTCTGTTCGTCCATTTGGTGCAAATGCTTATATTGTTCGCATGAAGCCTATAGATTTGAAAGAGAAAGCAGTAGTTATGAGTGCTTTGTCTTTGAATACGGAAGCTAGTACTACAGATCAAGCAGTATTGAAAACTTTTGACTCTATTGGTCCAGTACTAGGTGCAGAGGCTTTGCGTAAAGCTTTGGTTTCAATCGTCCTTGTTATTCTAGGTATCGTCCTCTTTATTACTTTTGCTTTCCGTAAAGTCTCAGAGCCAGTTTCTTCTTGGAAATATGGTCTGACGGCCATCATTGCTCTTGTTCACGATGTCATCATTCCTACAGGACTCTTCTCAATTTTGGGACACTTCTATGGTTATGAAGTTGATACTTTGTTCGTCACTGCACTTCTAGTTATTCTAGGTTTCTCGGTCCATGATACTATCGTTGTCTTTGATCGTGTTCGTGAAAATCTGCGTTTATCTTCATCAAATAAACCTTTCAATGAAGTTGTTGGTCAAAGTATCAGTCAGACGATAGTCCGATCAATCAATACTTCCATGACGACACTTATTGCGCTCATCGTCTTGTATTTTGTCGGAGGATCTTCAACCGAGCATTTCTCTCTAGCTCTTATTGTAGGTATTGCTGCTGGAACATATTCTTCTATTTTCATCGGTTCAGCATTGTTGGTTACTATTGAAAAGTGGGGAAGGAAGGGTAAATAGGATTAAATTATGGAAAAAAGGTTAATAGAAAAGGAACCAGATGTTCCGAATCTAACTAAAGAAGAAATAGATACAATTTCCAAAGCCTGTTTTAGGGCGGATGATACACTTGAACCGGCTGACCTCATTTTTGTTTTTGGTAGTAGTCACTATGTTCAAGAATTGTCGGAGACAGTCTGTGGTTTATTAGAAAAGAAATTGGCAAATAAGGTTTTCGTTACAGGAGGAATACCTAAGTACACAGATAGTAAGAAAATAGATAAGCCCGAAAGTCTTTTGATACTTGATCATATAAAAACGGATAAATATAGGGACGTTTTGTTTTACAATGAAACGGTTTCAAGAAATACACTAGAGAATGTCACTGAAGCTTTGAAAGTATTAGATTTCTCTAAGTTTAATAAAATTATTTATGTTTTTAAAGCGCATGCTTCTGGCAGAGGATATTTGACTTTGAAGAGGTTTTTACCAAATACAAAGCTTATGCAAAAGACATTTAATGTTACATATCATGACGGTGCTGAAGAAATCACAAAAGATAATTGGTACAAGACTGATTTTGGCAGGAGAAGGGTGTATGGTGAATATTTAAGAATTCAGACTATTCCGGGATATAGTAAGTTGGTCCATTAATATTTTTTACTTTTAAAAAAGTGACGAAAAATCCGTCACTTTTTTGTTAC
This sequence is a window from Candidatus Paceibacterota bacterium. Protein-coding genes within it:
- the secD gene encoding protein translocase subunit SecD, whose amino-acid sequence is MLKQRAKAVMLVIVATVIGYFVYTSNTPTSSHPFRLGLDLSGGSHLVFSADVSKLDPADIKSSMSALRDDVEKRVNTFGVSEPLVQTEEGASLSSKESAYKLIVELPGVTDPDKAAAAIGATPRLEFRVATAGDIKDFQAKVSSFTSTTTQEDAYVAIFKPTGLNGTMVGRASLAFDQTTNAPQVGLTFNSDGRKLFSEITKSHVGDYVGIFLDDRLIQAPVVREEIPNGQAVISGGFDLLEAQTLIRNLNFGALPVPITLISTQTIGPSLGQAAVNGGVKAGFISFLIIALFLIIWYRLPGLVAVVALGVYTALMLMLFKLIPVTLTAAGIAGFIITIGMAVDANILIFERMKEELARGRGIWDAMHEGFARAWLSIRDSNISSIITGLILFKFGSTSVITGFALVFVVGVCVSMFTAITASRIFLYAVAPSKTTRLSAFLISNGFKK
- the secF gene encoding protein translocase subunit SecF is translated as MVSKNNMWVINNRKIFYGISLVLIVISFVSLALWGLKPGIDFTGGTLIEIDYPAGRPDQALVTSAISSIDEAVSVRPFGANAYIVRMKPIDLKEKAVVMSALSLNTEASTTDQAVLKTFDSIGPVLGAEALRKALVSIVLVILGIVLFITFAFRKVSEPVSSWKYGLTAIIALVHDVIIPTGLFSILGHFYGYEVDTLFVTALLVILGFSVHDTIVVFDRVRENLRLSSSNKPFNEVVGQSISQTIVRSINTSMTTLIALIVLYFVGGSSTEHFSLALIVGIAAGTYSSIFIGSALLVTIEKWGRKGK